The following are from one region of the Streptomyces rubrogriseus genome:
- a CDS encoding anthrone oxygenase family protein, producing MVEGPYFVLTVLGVLGTGVTAGVFCAFSTFVMRGLAALPPAQGVAAMNAINRAAVRPPFMSVFLGTAVLAAVIAVVTLVLWPEEAAVELLLGSGLYLAGSFGVTAAANVPRNDALLRLEPGAAEAAERWPAYVRGWTAWNHVRAVASAAAAVAYVLALA from the coding sequence ATGGTCGAGGGGCCGTACTTCGTACTGACGGTGCTGGGCGTGCTCGGGACCGGTGTGACCGCTGGTGTCTTCTGTGCCTTCTCCACCTTCGTCATGCGGGGGCTCGCCGCGCTGCCGCCCGCCCAGGGGGTCGCCGCGATGAACGCGATCAACAGGGCCGCGGTGCGGCCGCCCTTCATGTCCGTGTTCCTCGGGACTGCGGTGCTGGCCGCGGTGATCGCGGTGGTCACGCTGGTGCTGTGGCCGGAGGAGGCGGCGGTGGAGCTGCTGCTGGGCAGCGGGCTGTACCTGGCCGGGTCCTTCGGGGTGACCGCGGCGGCCAACGTGCCGCGCAACGACGCGCTGCTCCGGCTGGAGCCGGGCGCCGCGGAGGCGGCCGAGCGCTGGCCGGCCTACGTGCGCGGGTGGACGGCCTGGAACCACGTGCGTGCGGTTGCCTCGGCCGCCGCGGCGGTGGCGTACGTGCTGGCCCTCGCCTGA
- a CDS encoding nucleoside/nucleotide kinase family protein has translation MRLEAITWDRLGDRLAERLLDLEPTDGSAWTRVALDGAPAARPGDLAERVGEALRVRGRPSLVVATEGFLRPASLRLEYGHQDAESYYNGWYDTAALWREVFDPVGPGGDGRVLPDLWDPVTDRATRSPYAQLPSGGVLLLHGPFLLRHWFPLDLSVHVVLTPGALRRRTPETEQWTLPAFERYDQETDPAGTADVLVRADDPRHPAWSG, from the coding sequence GTGCGACTGGAAGCGATCACCTGGGACCGGCTCGGCGACCGGCTCGCCGAGCGACTGCTCGACCTGGAGCCCACCGACGGCAGTGCCTGGACGCGCGTCGCCCTGGACGGCGCCCCCGCCGCCCGCCCCGGCGACCTCGCCGAACGGGTCGGTGAGGCGTTGCGCGTGCGCGGACGCCCCTCCCTCGTCGTCGCGACGGAGGGCTTCCTGCGACCCGCCTCGCTCCGTCTGGAGTACGGGCACCAGGACGCCGAGTCCTACTACAACGGCTGGTACGACACCGCTGCCCTGTGGCGCGAGGTCTTCGACCCCGTCGGCCCCGGCGGCGACGGGCGGGTCCTGCCCGACCTGTGGGATCCGGTCACCGACCGGGCCACCCGCAGTCCCTACGCCCAACTCCCTTCCGGCGGCGTGCTGCTGCTCCACGGTCCCTTTCTGCTCCGTCACTGGTTCCCCCTCGATCTGAGCGTCCATGTCGTCCTCACCCCGGGCGCCCTGCGTCGCCGCACCCCCGAGACCGAGCAGTGGACCCTGCCCGCCTTCGAGCGCTACGACCAGGAGACCGACCCGGCGGGCACCGCCGACGTCCTGGTGCGCGCCGACGATCCACGGCATCCCGCCTGGAGCGGCTGA
- a CDS encoding methyltransferase domain-containing protein, translating into MTRTDGYLLDNGQAEAAERFDAFATLFDPTTFRHLEALGVGPGWRCWEVGAGGTSVASWLAKRVGPTGRVLATDIDTSRVAPAGRPPVEVRVHDVGAEEPPGEGFDLVHARLVLVHVPDRDRALRSMIKALRPGGRLLVEDADPALQPLLCPDEHGPEQELANRLRHGFRQLLSGRGADLSYGRRLPRLLREAGLRRVEADAYFPVTSAACAALESATVRQVRDQLVAAQVATHDDIDRHLANVASGGMDLATAPMISAWGRKG; encoded by the coding sequence ATGACGCGAACCGACGGATACCTCCTCGACAACGGGCAGGCCGAGGCGGCGGAGCGCTTCGACGCCTTCGCCACGCTCTTCGATCCCACGACGTTCCGGCACCTGGAGGCACTCGGCGTCGGCCCCGGCTGGCGCTGCTGGGAGGTCGGAGCCGGAGGCACCTCCGTGGCGTCGTGGCTGGCCAAGCGGGTGGGGCCGACCGGCAGGGTCCTCGCGACGGACATCGACACCTCGCGGGTCGCCCCGGCCGGCCGGCCGCCGGTCGAGGTGCGCGTGCACGACGTGGGGGCGGAGGAACCACCCGGGGAGGGCTTCGACCTGGTCCACGCCCGACTCGTCCTCGTCCATGTCCCCGACCGGGACCGGGCGTTGCGGTCGATGATCAAGGCCCTGCGTCCCGGTGGCCGCCTCCTGGTCGAGGACGCCGACCCGGCACTCCAGCCCCTGCTCTGCCCCGACGAGCACGGACCCGAGCAGGAGCTGGCGAACCGGCTCCGGCACGGCTTCCGCCAACTGCTGTCGGGTCGCGGCGCCGACCTCTCCTACGGCCGCCGGCTGCCCCGGCTGCTCCGGGAGGCGGGACTGCGCAGGGTGGAGGCCGACGCCTACTTCCCGGTCACCTCGGCCGCGTGCGCCGCGCTGGAGTCGGCGACGGTACGGCAGGTCCGCGACCAGCTGGTCGCCGCCCAAGTGGCCACCCACGACGACATCGACCGTCACCTCGCGAACGTCGCGTCCGGCGGCATGGACCTCGCGACGGCGCCGATGATCTCGGCGTGGGGACGCAAGGGGTGA
- a CDS encoding carbohydrate kinase family protein: MSLAPGGALLVIGDVVTDIVARHRGPLSPGTDTAAAVRRLPGGAGANVACWAAHEGCGDVRLLGRVGTDASAWHERELTECGVRPLLVVDSTAPTGTVICLVDTADSAERTFLTDSGAALRIGPGDWSDTLLDGVGRLHLSGYLLFSEPGRALVSVALAAARARGVPVSLDPASAGFLTELGVDRFLGLVEGVDVLLPSRDEACLLTGLPDVADAAAKLSRHVPLVIVKQGAKGALVARSGTVGARVAAVTAVPRDSTGAGDAFTGAFLAALLAGAEAEEATAAGCRAGARAVARVGGRPPRAAVRGPGDG; the protein is encoded by the coding sequence ATGAGCCTGGCCCCGGGCGGTGCGCTGCTGGTCATCGGGGACGTGGTCACCGACATCGTCGCCCGGCATCGGGGACCGCTGTCCCCCGGCACGGACACCGCCGCAGCGGTGCGGCGGCTGCCCGGCGGGGCGGGCGCCAACGTGGCCTGCTGGGCCGCGCACGAGGGGTGCGGGGACGTGCGGCTGCTGGGCCGGGTGGGCACCGACGCGTCCGCCTGGCACGAACGGGAGCTGACGGAGTGCGGGGTGCGTCCGCTCCTCGTCGTCGACTCGACGGCGCCCACGGGGACGGTGATCTGCCTGGTCGACACCGCCGACTCGGCCGAGCGGACGTTCCTCACGGACAGCGGGGCGGCGTTGCGGATCGGGCCGGGCGACTGGTCGGACACGCTGCTCGACGGTGTGGGTCGGCTGCACCTCTCGGGCTACCTCCTCTTCTCGGAGCCGGGCCGCGCCCTGGTGTCGGTCGCCCTGGCGGCGGCTCGCGCGCGTGGGGTGCCGGTCAGTCTGGACCCGGCGTCGGCCGGGTTCCTCACCGAGCTGGGCGTCGACCGCTTCCTCGGCCTGGTCGAGGGCGTGGACGTGCTGCTGCCCAGCCGTGACGAGGCGTGTCTGCTCACCGGCCTGCCCGACGTGGCGGACGCGGCGGCGAAGCTCAGCCGGCACGTACCGCTGGTGATCGTCAAGCAGGGGGCGAAGGGGGCCCTGGTGGCGCGGTCCGGCACCGTGGGCGCGCGGGTCGCCGCGGTCACGGCGGTACCGCGGGACAGTACGGGCGCCGGTGACGCCTTCACCGGCGCGTTCCTCGCCGCACTGCTCGCGGGCGCGGAGGCCGAGGAGGCCACGGCCGCCGGGTGCCGGGCGGGCGCACGGGCGGTCGCACGGGTGGGCGGGAGACCGCCACGAGCGGCCGTCCGGGGGCCGGGCGACGGTTAG
- a CDS encoding pseudouridine-5'-phosphate glycosidase, translating to MLVVSEEVREALDARRPVVALESTIIAHGLPRPRNLLVARELEEAVRREGAVPATIAVLDGRPHVGLDKEQLERVANEDGIRKLGHRDLPLAVASGASGATTVSATALLADLAGVRVFATGGLGGVHREWTVTQDESADLGLLARTRITVVCAGVKSILDVPATLQRLETLGVAVAGYGTDRFPGFYLSDSGHPVDWTLDDPGQVAAVMRAQDALDGPRSALVVANPVPEQEQLDPALHARVLADALHACEAEGVTGQAVTPFLLERLVRLTDGASLSANLAAVRGNVRLAARIAAAWTGP from the coding sequence ATGCTGGTGGTGTCGGAAGAGGTGCGGGAGGCGCTCGACGCGCGTCGCCCCGTGGTGGCCCTGGAGTCCACGATCATCGCGCACGGCTTGCCCCGCCCGCGCAATCTGCTGGTGGCGCGGGAGCTGGAGGAGGCGGTGCGGCGGGAGGGTGCCGTACCGGCGACGATCGCCGTGCTGGACGGCCGGCCGCATGTCGGCCTGGACAAGGAGCAGCTGGAACGGGTCGCCAACGAGGACGGCATTCGCAAGCTGGGACACCGGGACCTGCCGCTCGCGGTGGCCTCCGGCGCGAGCGGGGCGACCACCGTGTCGGCGACCGCCCTGCTGGCGGACCTCGCGGGCGTACGGGTGTTCGCCACGGGTGGGCTGGGCGGCGTCCACCGGGAGTGGACGGTGACGCAGGACGAGTCGGCCGACCTGGGTCTGCTGGCCCGCACCCGGATCACCGTGGTCTGCGCGGGCGTGAAGTCGATCCTGGACGTGCCGGCGACGCTGCAGCGGCTGGAGACGCTGGGGGTCGCCGTGGCCGGTTACGGGACGGACCGCTTCCCCGGCTTCTACCTGTCCGACTCGGGGCATCCGGTGGACTGGACGCTGGACGATCCGGGGCAGGTGGCGGCGGTCATGCGGGCGCAGGACGCGCTGGACGGGCCGCGGTCCGCGCTCGTGGTCGCCAACCCCGTTCCCGAGCAGGAGCAGCTCGATCCCGCGCTCCACGCGCGCGTGCTCGCCGACGCGCTGCACGCCTGCGAGGCGGAGGGTGTCACGGGCCAGGCGGTCACGCCGTTCCTGCTCGAACGCCTGGTGCGGCTCACCGACGGCGCCTCGCTGAGCGCCAACCTGGCGGCGGTGCGGGGGAACGTGCGGCTGGCGGCCCGGATCGCGGCGGCCTGGACCGGGCCATGA
- a CDS encoding VOC family protein: protein MTENTTRLDHVVLWVRDPVAAAGFYEKNLGCEPLRLTEYAAGTVSFPSVRINEETILDLAPHSMAARMRMLPGADAGAGHPVNHICVSLPAHDFDALRARLQEQSIPVSDLSHDSYGARGPARRSFYFGDPDGNIIEARHYD, encoded by the coding sequence ATGACAGAGAACACGACACGTCTCGACCACGTCGTCCTGTGGGTACGCGACCCGGTCGCCGCGGCCGGCTTCTACGAGAAGAACCTCGGCTGCGAGCCCCTGCGGCTCACCGAGTACGCCGCGGGAACCGTGAGCTTCCCCTCCGTGCGGATCAACGAGGAGACCATCCTCGACCTCGCACCGCACTCCATGGCGGCCCGCATGCGCATGCTCCCGGGAGCCGACGCCGGCGCCGGGCATCCCGTCAACCACATCTGCGTGTCCCTGCCCGCCCACGACTTCGACGCACTGCGGGCCCGCCTGCAGGAGCAGTCCATACCGGTCTCGGACCTCTCGCACGACTCCTACGGCGCCCGTGGCCCGGCCAGGCGGAGCTTCTACTTCGGCGACCCGGACGGCAACATCATCGAGGCCCGGCACTACGACTGA
- a CDS encoding methylated-DNA--[protein]-cysteine S-methyltransferase has product MDSHGQYEQQVVWTVVGTDIGPLLLAATRDGLVNVVFHATDATRGRALERLAARLGTEPVEAPGSPLLAEAIRQVEAYFAGRRRDFELPLDWSLISGFNRQVLRELASGVPYGSVVGYGDLAGRVGQPGAAQAVGMAMGANPLPVVVPCHRVVESDGGIGGFGGGVDTKRRLLALEGVLPEPLF; this is encoded by the coding sequence ATGGACAGCCACGGGCAGTACGAGCAGCAGGTCGTGTGGACCGTCGTCGGCACCGACATCGGTCCGCTGCTGCTGGCCGCCACCCGCGACGGCCTCGTCAACGTCGTGTTCCACGCCACCGACGCCACGCGCGGCCGGGCGCTCGAAAGGCTCGCGGCCCGGTTGGGCACGGAGCCCGTCGAGGCGCCCGGCTCCCCGCTGCTGGCCGAGGCGATACGCCAGGTCGAGGCCTACTTCGCGGGCCGGAGGCGCGACTTCGAGCTGCCGTTGGACTGGTCGCTGATCTCGGGCTTCAACCGGCAGGTGCTGCGCGAGCTGGCGTCCGGCGTCCCCTACGGCTCGGTCGTCGGCTACGGCGACCTGGCCGGCCGGGTGGGCCAGCCGGGTGCCGCCCAGGCGGTGGGCATGGCCATGGGTGCCAATCCGCTGCCGGTCGTCGTGCCGTGCCACCGGGTCGTGGAGAGCGACGGCGGCATCGGCGGGTTCGGCGGCGGCGTGGACACCAAGCGGCGGTTGCTGGCGCTGGAGGGTGTGCTGCCCGAGCCGCTGTTCTGA
- a CDS encoding glycerophosphodiester phosphodiesterase, which produces MHVRAVAVTTTALLGVALTAPLSHARANEAGDDGPAVVAHRGASGYAPENTLAAVDRAAELGIRWVENDVQRTRDGELVVLHDESLARTTDVEEVFPDRSPWKVKDFTAAEIARLDAGSWFGSEYAGARVPTLEQYVHRLEHNHQKLLLELKSPGLYPGIEQQTLKVLANEGWLDRRHVAGRLVVQSFDADSIRTVHDLKPAVKTGFLGTPAVSELPAYAEFADQINPSYGSLSMSYVSAVHAFTGPHGRPLEVLTWTVNDADTARRVAGYDVDGIITNKPDVVRDAVD; this is translated from the coding sequence ATGCACGTGCGCGCAGTAGCCGTCACGACCACCGCCCTTCTTGGAGTCGCCCTCACGGCTCCGCTCTCGCACGCGCGAGCGAACGAGGCGGGGGACGACGGGCCCGCGGTCGTGGCCCACCGGGGTGCTTCCGGGTACGCGCCGGAGAACACGCTGGCCGCCGTCGACCGGGCGGCCGAGCTGGGCATCCGCTGGGTGGAGAACGACGTCCAGCGCACCCGGGACGGCGAACTGGTCGTCCTCCACGACGAGAGCCTGGCCCGGACGACCGACGTGGAGGAGGTCTTCCCCGACCGCTCGCCGTGGAAGGTGAAGGACTTCACCGCCGCCGAGATCGCGCGGCTGGACGCGGGGAGCTGGTTCGGGTCCGAGTACGCGGGCGCGCGCGTACCGACGCTGGAGCAGTACGTGCACCGCCTGGAGCACAATCACCAGAAGCTGCTCCTGGAGCTGAAGAGCCCGGGGCTGTACCCGGGCATCGAACAGCAGACCCTCAAGGTCCTCGCCAACGAGGGCTGGCTCGACCGGCGGCACGTGGCGGGGCGGCTGGTGGTGCAGAGCTTCGACGCCGACAGCATCCGGACGGTCCACGACCTCAAGCCCGCCGTCAAGACCGGGTTCCTCGGCACCCCGGCCGTTTCGGAGCTGCCGGCGTACGCGGAGTTCGCCGACCAGATCAATCCGTCGTACGGCTCCCTCTCCATGAGCTACGTGTCCGCGGTCCACGCGTTCACCGGGCCGCACGGCAGGCCGCTCGAGGTCCTCACCTGGACGGTGAACGACGCGGACACCGCGCGCCGGGTCGCCGGGTACGACGTCGACGGCATCATCACCAACAAGCCCGACGTGGTGCGGGACGCCGTGGACTGA
- a CDS encoding MHYT domain-containing protein — protein sequence MHNTVHGFSYGLVTPLVAYLMACLGGALGLRCTARAVLVSRSWRPGWLALGSAAIGSGIWTMHFVAMMGFTIEHTPIRYDWLMTFASLAVAIVMVGVGIFIVGYRGARGTALFTGGTITGLGIASMHYLGMAGMHLDGQLTYNTFTVAVSVVIAMVAATAALWAAGQVRGFLWSVGAALIMGLAVTGMHYTGMAAVEVHLSGTAEPSVGGSPAELLAPMLIGPLAFLLLAGVVVMFDPLMVMGRPGVVPAERKPGIPAHTEVPRTIRHPAHHRARRTRHPLGHPRSRTPQNR from the coding sequence ATGCACAACACGGTCCACGGATTCAGCTACGGACTCGTCACACCGCTGGTGGCCTACCTCATGGCCTGTCTCGGCGGCGCCCTCGGTCTGCGCTGCACCGCCAGGGCCGTGCTGGTCAGCCGTTCCTGGCGCCCCGGCTGGCTCGCCCTCGGCTCGGCGGCGATCGGCTCCGGCATCTGGACCATGCACTTCGTCGCGATGATGGGCTTCACGATCGAGCACACCCCGATCCGCTACGACTGGCTGATGACCTTCGCCAGCCTGGCCGTCGCGATCGTCATGGTGGGTGTCGGGATCTTCATCGTCGGCTACCGGGGCGCGCGCGGGACCGCCCTGTTCACCGGCGGCACCATCACCGGCCTGGGCATCGCCTCGATGCACTACCTGGGAATGGCCGGTATGCACCTGGACGGACAGCTGACGTACAACACGTTCACCGTCGCGGTGTCCGTCGTCATAGCCATGGTCGCCGCCACCGCCGCCCTGTGGGCGGCCGGACAGGTCCGGGGCTTCCTGTGGAGTGTGGGCGCGGCCCTGATCATGGGGCTGGCCGTCACCGGCATGCACTACACGGGTATGGCCGCGGTCGAGGTCCACCTCAGCGGCACGGCCGAGCCCTCCGTCGGCGGGTCGCCCGCCGAACTGCTGGCCCCCATGCTGATCGGCCCCCTCGCCTTCCTCCTCCTCGCCGGCGTCGTCGTCATGTTCGACCCGCTGATGGTGATGGGAAGGCCCGGCGTGGTCCCCGCCGAGCGGAAGCCGGGCATCCCCGCCCACACCGAGGTCCCGCGCACGATCCGCCATCCGGCACACCACCGCGCGCGCCGCACCCGCCACCCCCTCGGCCACCCGCGCTCCCGCACCCCGCAGAACCGCTGA
- the uvrB gene encoding excinuclease ABC subunit UvrB, which translates to MRPVSQIERTVAPFEVVSPYQPSGDQPTAIAELARRVQAGEKDVVLLGATGTGKSATTAWMIEKLQRPTLVMAPNKTLAAQLANEFRELLPNNAVEYFVSYYDYYQPEAYVPQSDTYIEKDSSINEEVERLRHSATNSLLTRRDVVVVASVSCIYGLGTPQEYVDRMVPLRVGEEHDRDELLRRFVDIQYTRNDMAFARGTFRVRGDTIEIFPVYEELAVRIEMFGDEIEALSTLHPVTGEIISDDQQLYVFPASHYVAGPERLERAVNDIEKELAERLTELEKQGKLLEAQRLRMRTTYDIEMLRQIGSCSGVENYSMHFDGRSPGSPPNTLLDYFPDDFLLVIDESHVTVPQIGAMYEGDASRKRTLVDHGFRLPSALDNRPLKWEEFQERIGQTVYLSATPGAYELSRSDGAVEQIIRPTGLVDPEVVVKPTEGQIDDLVHEIRRRTEKDERVLVTTLTKKMAEDLTDYFVELGIQVRYLHSDVDTLRRVELLRELRAGEYDVLVGINLLREGLDLPEVSLVAILDADKEGFLRSGTSLIQTIGRAARNVSGQVHMYADKITPAMEKAIDETNRRREKQVAFNKANGVDPQPLRKKINDIVAQIAREDVDTEQLLGSGYRQTKEGKGAKAPVPALGGQATGGAKAARGRAKETAVTDRPAAELAEQIEDLTTRMRAAAADLQFEIAARLRDEVSEMKKELRQMREAGLA; encoded by the coding sequence ATGCGGCCCGTTTCCCAGATCGAACGCACGGTGGCGCCCTTCGAGGTCGTCAGCCCCTACCAGCCGAGCGGTGACCAGCCGACGGCCATCGCCGAGCTGGCCCGGCGCGTCCAGGCAGGCGAGAAGGACGTCGTCCTGCTCGGCGCGACCGGCACCGGCAAGTCCGCCACCACCGCGTGGATGATCGAAAAGCTCCAGCGCCCCACCCTGGTGATGGCGCCGAACAAGACCCTGGCCGCCCAGCTGGCCAACGAGTTCCGCGAGCTGCTGCCGAACAACGCCGTCGAGTACTTCGTCTCGTACTACGACTACTACCAGCCCGAGGCCTACGTCCCCCAGTCGGACACCTACATCGAGAAGGACTCCTCGATCAACGAGGAGGTGGAGCGCCTGCGCCACTCCGCCACCAACTCGCTGCTCACCCGCCGTGACGTCGTCGTGGTCGCCTCCGTGTCCTGCATCTACGGCCTCGGCACCCCGCAGGAGTACGTGGACCGCATGGTCCCGCTGCGGGTGGGCGAGGAGCACGACCGGGACGAGCTGCTGCGCCGCTTCGTCGACATCCAGTACACGCGCAACGACATGGCCTTCGCGCGCGGCACCTTCCGGGTGCGCGGCGACACGATCGAGATCTTCCCGGTCTACGAGGAGCTGGCCGTCCGCATCGAGATGTTCGGCGACGAGATCGAGGCCCTGTCCACCCTCCACCCGGTCACCGGCGAGATCATCAGCGACGACCAGCAGCTGTACGTCTTCCCGGCCTCCCACTACGTCGCCGGTCCCGAGCGCCTGGAGCGTGCGGTCAACGACATCGAGAAGGAGCTGGCCGAGCGCCTGACCGAGCTGGAGAAGCAGGGCAAGCTCCTGGAGGCCCAGCGGCTGCGGATGCGCACCACGTACGACATCGAGATGCTCCGCCAGATCGGCTCCTGCTCCGGCGTGGAGAACTACTCGATGCACTTCGACGGCCGCTCACCCGGCTCCCCGCCGAACACACTGCTCGACTACTTCCCGGACGACTTCCTGCTCGTCATCGACGAGTCGCACGTCACCGTGCCGCAGATCGGCGCCATGTACGAGGGCGACGCCTCCCGCAAGCGGACCCTGGTCGACCACGGCTTCCGGCTGCCCTCCGCCCTCGACAACCGCCCGCTGAAGTGGGAGGAGTTCCAGGAGCGCATCGGACAGACCGTCTACCTGTCGGCGACCCCGGGCGCCTACGAGCTCTCCCGTTCGGACGGCGCCGTCGAGCAGATCATCCGCCCGACCGGCCTGGTCGACCCGGAGGTCGTCGTCAAGCCCACCGAGGGCCAGATCGACGACCTGGTGCACGAGATCCGCCGGCGGACCGAGAAGGACGAGCGCGTCCTGGTCACCACCCTCACCAAGAAGATGGCCGAGGACCTCACCGACTACTTCGTGGAGCTCGGAATCCAGGTCCGCTACCTGCACAGCGACGTGGACACGCTGCGCCGGGTCGAGCTGCTGCGCGAGCTGCGCGCCGGCGAGTACGACGTCCTGGTCGGCATCAACCTGCTGCGCGAGGGCCTCGACCTGCCCGAGGTGTCCCTGGTGGCGATCCTCGACGCCGACAAGGAGGGCTTCCTGCGCTCCGGCACCTCCCTCATCCAGACCATCGGCCGCGCGGCGCGCAACGTCTCCGGCCAGGTCCACATGTACGCGGACAAGATCACGCCGGCGATGGAGAAGGCCATCGACGAGACCAACCGCCGCCGCGAGAAGCAGGTCGCGTTCAACAAGGCGAACGGCGTCGATCCGCAGCCGCTCCGCAAGAAGATCAACGACATCGTGGCGCAGATCGCCCGCGAGGACGTCGACACCGAACAGCTCCTCGGCTCGGGCTACCGCCAGACGAAGGAGGGCAAGGGCGCCAAGGCTCCCGTGCCCGCGCTGGGCGGCCAGGCGACGGGCGGAGCCAAGGCGGCCAGAGGCAGGGCCAAGGAGACCGCGGTGACCGACCGTCCCGCGGCGGAGCTGGCCGAGCAGATCGAGGACCTCACCACCCGGATGCGGGCGGCCGCGGCCGACCTCCAGTTCGAGATCGCCGCCCGGCTGCGCGACGAGGTCTCCGAAATGAAGAAGGAACTGCGCCAGATGCGGGAGGCGGGCCTGGCCTGA
- a CDS encoding TerD family protein — protein MTVNMTKGQAISLQKSDGGSLTSVRMGLGWQAAPRRGLFGSRTREIDLDASAVLFADKQPVDVVFFRHLVSDDGSVRHTGDNLVGGVGQGGDDEAILVDLQRVPVHIDQIVFTVNSFTGQTFQEVQNAFCRLVDETNGQELARYTLAGGGAFTAQIMAKVHRAGQGWSMTAIGTPANGRTFQDLMPAILPVL, from the coding sequence GTGACCGTCAACATGACCAAGGGTCAGGCCATCAGTCTGCAGAAGAGCGACGGCGGCAGCCTGACGTCGGTGCGGATGGGTCTCGGCTGGCAGGCGGCTCCCCGGCGCGGCCTGTTCGGTTCGCGCACCCGGGAGATCGACCTGGACGCCTCCGCGGTCCTCTTCGCGGACAAGCAGCCGGTCGACGTCGTCTTCTTCCGCCACCTGGTGAGCGACGACGGCTCGGTGCGCCACACCGGAGACAACCTCGTCGGCGGTGTCGGCCAGGGCGGCGACGACGAGGCGATCCTCGTCGACCTGCAGCGCGTTCCGGTCCACATCGACCAGATCGTCTTCACGGTGAACTCCTTCACCGGCCAGACCTTCCAGGAAGTGCAGAACGCCTTCTGCCGCCTGGTCGACGAGACCAACGGCCAGGAACTCGCCCGCTACACGCTGGCCGGCGGCGGGGCCTTCACGGCCCAGATCATGGCCAAGGTGCACCGCGCGGGCCAGGGCTGGTCGATGACCGCTATCGGCACCCCGGCCAACGGCCGCACCTTCCAGGACCTGATGCCGGCGATCCTGCCGGTCCTGTAG